A region of Reichenbachiella carrageenanivorans DNA encodes the following proteins:
- a CDS encoding EF-hand domain-containing protein: MLSDRLTQKYTHLFKILDFDHDGLLQERDFMSLGENVAIFRCLMPPSEVEDFITQRGQDFWTQLRDFLSSQTPNRCNLTNWLKYLEAVVVGEIYGPFDKIAQQAADDIFYIYDKDKNGYLSKQEYMCFFVSLRVEIKFVDICFKKLDLNNDLQLSKEELVGAIKEFFLSEDTKKPGNLLFGNPENYQFDTRRTLYTEV; this comes from the coding sequence ATGCTTTCTGATAGACTAACTCAAAAATATACACACCTTTTCAAAATTTTAGATTTTGATCATGACGGACTGCTTCAGGAGCGGGACTTCATGAGTTTGGGTGAGAATGTAGCGATTTTTCGTTGTCTGATGCCTCCTTCTGAGGTGGAGGACTTTATTACTCAGAGGGGGCAGGATTTTTGGACGCAGCTGAGGGATTTCTTAAGTAGTCAGACGCCGAATAGGTGCAACTTGACCAATTGGTTGAAATACCTTGAAGCTGTAGTTGTAGGTGAAATTTATGGTCCTTTTGATAAAATTGCCCAGCAAGCTGCTGACGATATTTTTTACATTTATGATAAAGACAAAAACGGCTACCTGTCTAAGCAAGAGTATATGTGCTTTTTTGTTTCATTGCGAGTGGAGATCAAATTTGTAGATATCTGTTTCAAAAAACTAGACCTCAACAATGATTTGCAACTGAGTAAAGAAGAATTAGTAGGGGCGATTAAAGAGTTCTTCTTGAGTGAAGATACGAAGAAGCCTGGAAATCTTTTGTTTGGTAA
- a CDS encoding PorP/SprF family type IX secretion system membrane protein: protein MKTRVILLLVLVKSIAGLAQQVPVLSTYTYNLMTVNPAYAGYYGHLDVALEATRTVPFIEGGSQFGNFTINSPVGIRSVGLGATITSDKVGVYSNTEFSMAYSYKLFSRNRNSYTSWGFYPSVLSFGIQAGMSHVSERLTDLGVVNDPEYAQDINTFLPTIGMGVFYSQKHFYVGLSAPRITGSMFSADANLSLQNHYYLQAGYKTALARDYFLKPAMLVKYVSGAPIQFDVNAIIEYSGKFEAGVGYRSVAGVNFLIGLHITNQFFVVYHYDTTLDQNPNAWSNMHGLMIKYNPFHVE, encoded by the coding sequence ATGAAAACTAGAGTTATACTATTGTTGGTGTTGGTCAAGTCTATTGCTGGATTGGCGCAGCAAGTACCTGTACTATCGACCTATACTTATAATCTGATGACGGTCAATCCTGCCTATGCGGGATATTATGGTCATTTAGATGTAGCACTTGAGGCCACGAGGACTGTGCCGTTTATTGAAGGAGGATCGCAGTTTGGTAATTTTACTATCAATAGTCCTGTAGGTATAAGAAGTGTGGGCTTAGGGGCAACCATTACTTCAGATAAAGTGGGGGTGTATAGCAATACGGAGTTTTCGATGGCTTATAGTTATAAGTTGTTTTCGAGAAATCGAAACTCATATACAAGCTGGGGTTTTTATCCGAGCGTTTTGTCTTTTGGGATTCAGGCAGGGATGAGTCATGTGAGCGAGAGATTGACGGACTTGGGTGTGGTCAATGATCCTGAGTATGCGCAGGACATTAATACCTTTCTGCCGACCATAGGTATGGGCGTTTTTTATAGCCAAAAGCATTTTTATGTAGGGCTATCTGCGCCGAGAATTACAGGGTCAATGTTTAGCGCAGATGCAAACCTGTCTTTGCAAAATCATTATTATCTCCAAGCTGGATATAAAACGGCTCTGGCAAGAGATTATTTTTTAAAACCAGCTATGTTGGTCAAATATGTCTCAGGAGCGCCTATTCAGTTTGATGTCAATGCCATTATAGAATATAGTGGAAAATTTGAAGCAGGTGTGGGTTATCGCTCGGTTGCTGGGGTCAATTTTTTGATTGGCTTGCATATCACTAATCAGTTTTTTGTGGTGTATCACTATGATACCACTTTGGATCAAAACCCAAATGCATGGAGCAATATGCATGGATTGATGATCAAGTACAACCCATTTCATGTAGAGTAA
- a CDS encoding gliding motility-associated C-terminal domain-containing protein, producing MKRLPVILLLLALTLSANSHAQNYVEWEVGHTVVNRAYIRDMKPGQDGGFILVGASQNYPSDAFIMKVDDAGAEVWTHTLGGTSADDFIEVALTDDGGYIAVGSTESDDGDVPGNYGIQDDIWAVKFDVDGNIVWNKNFGGTRLDEAFGVAKMLSGDFVITGRTFSQDLDFIDETIGGGNGTLYALKIDTDGNTLDFGSYGSSGIQRDGYVAVSQSGGVILSGVATHASGDVSNHYGGYSDIWVLKTDLDLDLTWEKNFGGSGNDYTAGVLATSDGGFITYGSTNSSDHDIATLFGGNDMFIVKVDASGNKEWCRTIGSVSEEYCLSVRETSDGGYIVGGRILNHAGAFGSYDNVVVKLDASGEIEWQELYGSASVDYYAHVLEISPDHYVMATSTHQTSASGNKSVVGNVWLAAISPCSDDVRAPDFTTCPGNQSVTAGSTLLDYTASAAAWDGCDSAPVITQSPAVGTAVISGMTVTLIATDASGNVNNTCTFIVNTFGDATDPDITCPINQSLSCTTILPDYTSLATATDNVDPNPTITQSPAVGSMAVDGMTVTLTATDNSGNTDVCTFMVSLTSDAEDPVITGLTDQDVNCNTVLLDYTGLGTVSDNCDLSPSVVQSPAVGSTVVDGMIVTLSATDDAGNTADYTFVVNIKPDAVAPGIVGLTNQIVNCGEVLSDYRTLGTVIDNCDAAPVVTQSPAIGTAVTDGMTVTLTATDAVGNADDFIFQVFIHADVESPMLSTIDDQTVGCGTLLQDYTSLTSVSDNCDIDIQLIQSPAAGVEVVDGMLVDIKGLDDAGNFYEITFQILVQEDLLGPVLNCPSDQVLTCGNLMPDFTSSLRATDVCAEIEMVTQSPKAGEILVVDTEVELVATDSYGNSSSCIFQIQIEDIEVDAGEDQVILEGESTQLSVRSIHSGVVTWSPNYGLADTQTMSPTTTAEFTTDYTVQLETVEGCVGEDQVTVWVEQPVFSSGFSPNGDGINDTWQIKGIEKYPDNTVYVYNRWGNLIYEQRGYDNQSRSFDGQANNLTGLSTGQLPEGTYFYHIDIPSGHDIEKTDGYIMIKR from the coding sequence ATGAAAAGGTTGCCAGTTATATTGCTATTGCTAGCACTTACATTGAGTGCTAATAGTCATGCCCAAAATTATGTGGAGTGGGAAGTTGGCCATACAGTGGTAAATAGAGCTTACATCCGTGACATGAAGCCAGGCCAAGATGGAGGATTCATCCTAGTAGGAGCCAGCCAAAATTACCCCTCAGATGCCTTTATTATGAAAGTGGACGATGCAGGAGCAGAGGTGTGGACACATACACTTGGTGGGACTTCGGCCGACGATTTTATTGAGGTAGCCCTCACTGACGACGGTGGGTATATCGCTGTGGGGTCTACTGAATCTGATGATGGTGATGTGCCTGGTAATTATGGTATACAAGATGATATTTGGGCCGTCAAATTTGATGTAGATGGCAATATTGTATGGAACAAAAACTTTGGAGGGACACGTCTAGATGAGGCTTTCGGTGTGGCTAAGATGCTTTCCGGAGATTTTGTGATTACGGGAAGAACGTTTTCTCAAGATTTAGATTTTATAGATGAGACGATTGGAGGCGGCAATGGGACCTTGTATGCTTTAAAGATAGATACTGATGGTAATACCCTTGATTTTGGTAGCTATGGCTCATCAGGTATACAGCGAGATGGCTATGTGGCTGTGAGTCAATCTGGAGGAGTAATCCTATCAGGAGTGGCTACTCATGCAAGCGGAGATGTAAGTAATCATTACGGGGGGTATTCTGATATTTGGGTACTGAAAACGGACCTGGATTTAGACCTTACTTGGGAGAAAAATTTTGGAGGCAGTGGCAATGACTACACAGCTGGTGTTTTGGCTACTTCTGATGGAGGGTTCATTACGTATGGGAGTACGAATTCAAGTGACCATGATATTGCTACTTTATTTGGAGGCAATGACATGTTTATAGTGAAGGTAGATGCCTCAGGAAACAAAGAGTGGTGCAGGACAATCGGAAGCGTCTCTGAAGAGTATTGCCTGAGTGTGAGAGAAACCAGTGATGGTGGTTACATCGTGGGTGGTAGGATTCTCAATCATGCTGGAGCGTTTGGTTCGTACGACAATGTGGTGGTCAAGCTGGATGCTTCTGGAGAAATAGAATGGCAAGAACTCTATGGGTCAGCTTCTGTTGATTATTATGCTCATGTACTAGAAATTAGTCCTGATCACTATGTGATGGCAACAAGTACGCATCAAACTTCTGCATCAGGTAATAAGTCTGTAGTAGGCAATGTATGGTTGGCGGCTATTTCTCCGTGCTCTGACGATGTGCGTGCACCTGATTTCACCACTTGCCCAGGAAACCAGTCTGTAACAGCAGGTTCTACTCTTTTAGACTATACTGCTAGTGCGGCAGCTTGGGACGGCTGTGATAGTGCGCCTGTGATTACACAATCACCAGCAGTAGGTACTGCAGTTATATCAGGTATGACAGTGACACTAATCGCTACCGATGCTTCTGGCAATGTAAATAATACGTGTACATTCATAGTCAATACTTTTGGTGATGCTACTGACCCTGATATTACTTGTCCTATTAATCAGTCCCTTAGTTGTACGACTATATTACCAGATTATACTTCATTGGCAACTGCTACAGATAATGTAGACCCAAATCCTACTATAACTCAATCGCCTGCTGTAGGCAGCATGGCTGTCGATGGTATGACGGTGACTCTTACGGCTACAGATAACAGTGGCAATACGGATGTATGTACGTTTATGGTTTCTTTGACTTCTGATGCAGAAGATCCTGTGATCACTGGTCTTACCGATCAAGATGTGAATTGTAATACCGTTTTGTTGGATTATACAGGATTAGGAACTGTGTCTGATAACTGCGACCTATCTCCATCTGTGGTGCAGTCGCCAGCAGTTGGTAGTACAGTGGTAGATGGTATGATCGTCACGCTCAGTGCTACAGACGATGCTGGCAATACCGCGGATTATACTTTTGTGGTAAATATTAAACCTGATGCCGTTGCCCCTGGCATCGTGGGACTGACCAATCAAATCGTGAATTGTGGAGAGGTATTGTCTGACTATAGGACGCTAGGTACAGTGATAGACAACTGTGATGCGGCACCTGTGGTTACCCAGTCTCCAGCCATCGGTACGGCTGTGACAGACGGCATGACTGTGACCCTTACGGCTACTGATGCAGTAGGCAATGCAGATGATTTTATTTTTCAGGTGTTTATTCATGCCGATGTAGAGTCACCCATGTTGTCAACGATTGATGACCAAACAGTGGGTTGTGGTACGCTTTTGCAAGATTATACGAGTCTGACCTCGGTCTCCGACAATTGTGATATAGACATTCAGCTGATTCAGTCGCCAGCAGCTGGGGTAGAAGTGGTGGATGGTATGCTTGTGGATATAAAGGGTCTTGATGATGCGGGTAATTTCTATGAGATCACATTTCAGATTTTGGTACAAGAGGATTTGCTAGGGCCAGTCTTAAACTGCCCCTCCGATCAGGTGCTCACTTGTGGAAATTTAATGCCAGACTTTACGAGTTCTTTAAGGGCAACCGATGTGTGTGCAGAGATCGAGATGGTAACACAGTCGCCAAAAGCAGGGGAGATACTTGTGGTAGATACGGAAGTGGAACTTGTAGCTACTGATTCATATGGTAATAGTTCTAGCTGTATTTTTCAAATTCAAATTGAAGACATTGAAGTTGATGCTGGCGAAGATCAGGTCATTTTAGAGGGAGAGTCTACACAGCTATCGGTTCGTTCGATACATAGTGGAGTAGTGACCTGGTCACCAAACTATGGCTTGGCAGATACCCAAACCATGTCGCCTACTACTACAGCAGAGTTTACCACGGATTATACTGTCCAGTTGGAAACAGTAGAGGGTTGTGTAGGAGAAGATCAGGTAACGGTATGGGTAGAGCAGCCTGTTTTTAGTTCTGGGTTTTCTCCCAACGGAGACGGAATCAACGATACTTGGCAGATTAAAGGTATTGAGAAATATCCAGATAATACGGTATATGTCTACAACCGCTGGGGCAACCTGATCTATGAGCAACGTGGTTATGACAATCAATCTAGATCATTTGACGGACAAGCCAATAACCTCACTGGTTTAAGCACAGGGCAATTGCCAGAAGGTACTTATTTCTATCATATCGATATTCCATCCGGGCATGATATAGAAAAAACAGATGGATATATTATGATTAAAAGATAA
- a CDS encoding amidohydrolase family protein: protein MSRSLKIDMHTHILPEKLPDFAKKFGYGDFIHLVHKRPQYADMMKGGVFFREINENCWDPEIRIAEYAQYHTQYQVICTIPVMFSYWAKAQDGLEISQFLNDHLAQVVAAYPKHYLGLGTIPMQSPKHAVQELERIKNELHLPGIQIGSNINNKNLDEPEFYPIWEACEQLGLAVMIHPWEMMGSEHMSKYWLPWLVGMPAETSRAACSLIFGGVLEKFPKVRFNFSHAGGSLLATIGRVAHGFNCRPDLVAIDNSINPREYLGKFWVDCITHDLPYLKYIMEMIGSDKITLGSDYPFPLGDLEIGKFIEDSDIAQKDKDNIMYQSTLDWLSVEI from the coding sequence ATGAGTAGAAGCCTGAAGATTGATATGCACACGCATATCTTGCCAGAGAAATTGCCTGATTTTGCAAAGAAATTTGGGTATGGAGATTTTATACACCTCGTGCATAAGCGCCCACAGTATGCCGATATGATGAAGGGCGGAGTGTTTTTTAGAGAAATCAACGAAAACTGTTGGGATCCTGAAATAAGAATAGCTGAGTATGCTCAGTATCACACGCAGTATCAAGTTATTTGTACCATTCCTGTCATGTTTAGCTATTGGGCTAAAGCGCAGGATGGGCTAGAGATTTCTCAATTTCTGAATGACCACCTTGCTCAGGTAGTGGCAGCTTATCCCAAACACTATTTGGGGCTAGGTACGATACCTATGCAATCGCCCAAGCATGCCGTACAAGAACTGGAAAGAATAAAAAATGAACTCCACTTGCCTGGTATTCAAATCGGATCGAATATCAATAATAAAAATCTTGACGAGCCAGAGTTTTATCCCATATGGGAGGCTTGTGAGCAGTTGGGTCTGGCGGTGATGATTCATCCGTGGGAGATGATGGGCAGCGAGCACATGAGTAAGTATTGGTTGCCGTGGTTGGTAGGTATGCCTGCCGAAACTTCGCGAGCAGCCTGTTCACTTATATTCGGTGGGGTACTGGAGAAATTTCCTAAGGTGAGGTTCAACTTCTCTCATGCGGGAGGTTCTTTGTTGGCGACTATTGGTAGGGTAGCGCATGGATTCAATTGCCGTCCAGACTTAGTTGCCATTGATAATTCGATTAATCCACGTGAATATTTGGGTAAGTTTTGGGTGGATTGTATTACGCATGACCTTCCTTATCTTAAATACATCATGGAAATGATTGGTTCAGATAAGATCACGCTTGGCTCAGACTACCCTTTCCCGTTAGGCGATTTGGAGATTGGTAAATTTATCGAAGACAGTGACATTGCTCAAAAAGATAAAGACAATATCATGTATCAGTCTACCTTGGACTGGTTGAGTGTGGAGATATAA
- a CDS encoding peptidylprolyl isomerase: protein MMTAEIHTTKGVMKLEFFEKDAPNTVKNFTDLAKKGFYDGLTFHRVIPDFVIQGGCPDGTGAGGPGYQIDCELDGDNQFHDRGVLSMAHAGRNTGGSQFFICHSRTNTAHLDRNHTVFGKVVEGLDVIDEINQGDKMTKVVVID from the coding sequence ATTATGACCGCAGAAATCCACACCACAAAAGGTGTAATGAAGTTGGAGTTTTTTGAAAAGGATGCTCCTAATACAGTTAAAAACTTTACCGACTTAGCCAAAAAAGGCTTTTATGACGGGTTGACTTTTCACAGAGTTATTCCTGACTTCGTTATCCAAGGCGGATGTCCTGACGGTACTGGCGCTGGCGGCCCAGGCTACCAAATCGACTGTGAGCTTGATGGCGACAATCAATTCCACGATCGTGGCGTACTCTCTATGGCTCATGCAGGTAGAAACACTGGTGGGTCTCAATTTTTCATTTGCCACAGCCGCACCAATACCGCTCACTTGGACAGAAATCACACCGTTTTTGGCAAAGTAGTAGAAGGTCTGGATGTGATCGATGAGATCAACCAAGGCGACAAAATGACCAAAGTAGTCGTGATCGACTAA
- a CDS encoding SMP-30/gluconolactonase/LRE family protein: MKTNILLASLLLAGIACTPTKNKEEAQTPPKTITPPSLSKVWETDTVLTTSESVIYDPFRKVLYVSNINGVPPTAKDNDGFISIINTDGTVATLKWITELSAPKGMGIVDSSLFVANIDEVIEIDIPSGEIIKRHPIEGAQFLNDITVSKDGDVFISDTMTNKIHLLSKGEMTTWLTDSTMKGPNGLLHQGSHIMASSFGGDEYYRIDINTKMIETLTDSIPAGDGVTSYHEHYFVSNWNGEVHFVDSTNARTILIDTKEIGQNAADIYYLKEKGLLLVPTFFANTIAAYQVK; the protein is encoded by the coding sequence ATGAAAACCAATATCCTTCTTGCTTCTCTACTCCTAGCAGGCATTGCTTGCACACCTACCAAAAATAAAGAAGAAGCACAGACACCACCCAAAACCATCACTCCTCCCTCCCTCTCCAAAGTATGGGAAACAGATACTGTGCTTACGACTAGTGAATCCGTGATCTATGATCCATTTCGCAAGGTGCTCTACGTATCCAATATAAATGGCGTACCGCCCACAGCGAAAGACAACGACGGGTTTATCTCTATCATTAATACTGACGGTACAGTAGCCACACTCAAATGGATCACCGAACTCTCTGCCCCCAAAGGCATGGGCATTGTGGACAGCAGTCTATTTGTCGCCAACATAGACGAAGTGATAGAAATCGATATCCCTAGTGGGGAAATCATCAAAAGGCATCCCATCGAAGGCGCGCAGTTTCTCAACGACATCACAGTATCCAAAGACGGCGATGTGTTTATTTCCGACACCATGACCAACAAAATTCATTTACTCAGCAAAGGGGAAATGACCACTTGGCTAACCGATAGCACTATGAAAGGTCCTAATGGTTTGCTACATCAAGGCAGCCACATCATGGCATCTTCCTTTGGTGGCGACGAATACTATCGAATAGATATCAATACCAAAATGATAGAGACTCTTACTGACTCTATCCCCGCGGGAGATGGTGTGACATCGTATCACGAACATTACTTTGTATCCAACTGGAATGGAGAAGTTCATTTTGTAGACAGCACCAACGCAAGAACAATTCTAATCGACACTAAGGAAATCGGTCAAAATGCCGCAGATATTTATTACCTGAAAGAAAAAGGCCTGCTGCTTGTGCCTACTTTCTTTGCTAATACCATAGCCGCCTATCAGGTAAAATAA
- a CDS encoding TonB-dependent receptor, protein MEAGIHTTKEKALSLNLNESIYGTLAEIGAGQEVASNFFKAGGASGTIAKTMSAYDMKFSDAIYGATKRYVCEEKLLKMLDKEYHLLSKRLNHRADETRFFAFANTVETINYQKTNEGHGWVGVRFQLTPFAEPNDCIIHVVLKDPDMIWQQEVLGKIGVNLIYGCFNHFADPEQLMISIGDNFSKDRIEIDMFRLEGPAFDGIDNRLMSLKLVKHGLTKAAIFNQHGIVKQPTSFLYKKNVCVLRGRFRPVTHVNVDMMIAGVRQFKKELDNKNESFDVIAELTLRDLTLGGEIDEQDFLDRVDLLNSLGQTVLISNYQEHYRLAVYLSRITKKGKIAFILGTNNLSHLFEEEYYTNLPGGIMEAFGKLFAANQQVFVYPSLSPDTKEVRTSQNFEAADHLKHLYQHLVTNHFIQDVKNAKVENLHIISDDVLAMIKKGEAGWEEFVPFKVAHMIKEKKMFKYKDLAAKV, encoded by the coding sequence ATGGAAGCAGGCATACACACCACCAAAGAAAAAGCACTCTCGCTCAATCTCAACGAATCCATTTATGGCACATTAGCCGAAATCGGTGCAGGACAAGAAGTAGCATCCAATTTTTTCAAAGCTGGAGGAGCCTCTGGTACGATTGCCAAAACCATGTCGGCCTACGACATGAAATTTTCTGACGCCATCTATGGCGCTACCAAGCGCTACGTATGTGAAGAAAAACTCCTCAAAATGCTTGACAAAGAATACCATTTGCTCTCCAAGCGACTCAACCACCGAGCAGACGAAACCAGATTTTTTGCTTTTGCCAATACAGTAGAAACTATCAACTACCAAAAAACCAACGAAGGACATGGCTGGGTTGGTGTTCGGTTTCAATTAACTCCTTTTGCAGAACCTAACGATTGTATTATTCACGTGGTACTCAAAGACCCCGACATGATCTGGCAACAAGAAGTGTTGGGCAAAATCGGAGTCAACCTTATCTATGGCTGTTTCAATCATTTTGCTGACCCAGAGCAGCTGATGATCTCTATTGGAGACAATTTCAGCAAAGATCGAATTGAAATAGACATGTTTAGACTCGAAGGCCCTGCCTTTGATGGGATCGACAACCGATTGATGAGTTTGAAACTAGTAAAGCATGGACTCACTAAAGCAGCTATTTTCAACCAACACGGAATTGTAAAACAGCCGACTTCATTCCTATACAAGAAAAATGTATGCGTACTACGTGGCAGATTTAGACCCGTCACGCATGTCAATGTGGACATGATGATAGCTGGTGTACGCCAATTCAAAAAAGAACTAGACAACAAAAACGAAAGCTTTGATGTGATCGCCGAACTCACACTTAGAGACCTTACTCTCGGAGGTGAAATAGATGAACAAGATTTTCTAGATCGTGTAGACCTATTGAATTCACTAGGTCAAACGGTATTGATCTCCAACTATCAGGAGCATTACCGGTTAGCTGTTTACCTGAGTAGAATCACCAAAAAAGGCAAGATTGCTTTCATACTCGGCACCAACAACCTCTCTCACCTGTTTGAGGAAGAGTACTACACCAATCTGCCTGGCGGTATTATGGAAGCTTTCGGGAAATTGTTTGCCGCCAATCAACAAGTATTTGTATACCCTAGTCTATCCCCTGATACTAAGGAGGTTCGTACCAGTCAAAATTTCGAAGCAGCAGACCACTTAAAACATCTCTATCAGCATCTCGTCACCAATCACTTCATTCAAGATGTAAAAAATGCTAAAGTGGAAAACCTCCATATCATTTCTGATGATGTACTCGCCATGATCAAAAAAGGCGAAGCAGGCTGGGAAGAATTCGTACCATTCAAAGTAGCCCACATGATTAAGGAGAAAAAAATGTTTAAGTACAAAGACCTAGCAGCCAAAGTATAA